The genomic stretch AAGTAACAAGCCCATTCAAAACACACCAACTCATCATAACACTCggtttccccttttacctttataaacttcCATTTGCCTATGGGtcgtgtctgtctcctctctatccagaggtaatcctcctcctgcccccaaaACAATCCTCCGCTTTCTctcctgttcccttcccctttcttcctcatcttctatctcctgtctttgttctTATTCTCTGCCCTGTCCTTCTCGGGCAAAGAAATCTTGGTGCAGAGAACATGGTCTTGGGTGTCCTGATCAGATACAGGACCTTACAattacagtgaaaaaaaaaagtgtgcatgtgtgggtgtgtgtaagaGAACAATTCATGGAGTTGGCCCtctgcttccaccatgtaggAACGGGGGAGCAAAATTGGGTTAGGTTTAGCAACAAACCTCACTCATTGAGCCATTTTCAGGGCCAAAGTTGTAAAAATGGTCTCACGATTCACGTTATACAATGCCACCTTAATTCTTCAGAATTAATTTTTGCAGTTTGCTTAACAAAAATGAATTCACGGAAGGATGGGAGGGAAAACTGTTGTTGtaatgtaaaacaaagaaaaagaagaataaaaagaaaaaaatgaatccatACACCGAGCACAATCTTTAAAAACTCACAGGTTGAGTTGCATAGATGGAGGTCTCTTTTCCAGAAACACTGTCTCTCAAAGGCACCATACTTGGGCGTGACAAAAGACCTTCAGGACCAGGGAAAAGAGACCTTTGATCTTTCTCTAgagcagtgttctcaaccttcctaatgctctgaCCTTTTAATATAAtccctcacgttgtggtgaccccaaccatacgaTTAtgtcattgctacttcttaactgtaattttgctacaattATGAATTACAATGTAAATATGGTACCCCCAGGTTGACCCAAGAGGTAtcgacccacaagttgagaaacGGGGCTCAAGAGGGTGACCTCTGGTAGGAGCACTACGGGTGCAGCTGCGAAATCTCTCCTCCTAACCACGGGAGGGGGACGGGGTCGTGTTGCTTCCTTTGTGCGAAAGGAGAAATGATGCCGTAAATATCACACCATGGCCAGGGAAGGCAAACGACAGGATGGGGACAGTGACCACGAGTAGGCTGCCTAAAAACGTGGAAGCGATTAAAACAAAAACCGAAAAATAAACTCAGCGCCTCACTTCCGCTAGAAGCACACGAATGCGCCTGCGCGCGCATTGCTCTCGTTTTTACGCTCCGGCGTGGCGCCGGTGCCTTTGCATTTTGGCTCCGGGGCTTGAGGGGACCTCGGGTCGCCCCGCGCACGAGCTCGCGTGGTCCGGGGCAGAAGCGAGGGGCAGTAGCTGCTCCCTTACAGGCCGAAGGGGTGAGGACACACCGGGCCCGCCTTCCACCTACTCAACCGAGCGGGTGCAGCGCCGCTCGCCGGTCACCGAGGAGGGAGCCGCGCGGGTTGCACCCCGGGTGCCCCAACCATCGCCCAGTGTAGAAGCCACCCACGCACCCCTCTAACGCCGCGCCCTTTCCTTCCCTGCCAGCTCTCCACCATGCCCGGGGGCGTGCCCTGGTCCGCCTACGTGAAAATGCTCTCCTCCAGCCTCCTGGCCATGTGCGCCGGGGCCCAGGTGGTGCACTGGTACTACCGGCCTGACCTGGTGAGTGCTGCGGGGCTCGTGCCCATCCTGGGGCGACACCCCAGCATTCCGTCCGTTCATTTGCTCGGCCCCTCTTGACATGTAGAGCGTTCGGGGTATTCGGTTAAACAGTGCTCTCACAGCTCGCTCTTAACACTTAAAGACTGTCTCTTTAAGAGTTAGagtgagccagcctggtctacagagcgagttctgaGACCGTTGgggctacagaaagaaaccctgtcctgggtgggggagggatgaTAGTGGAATGCCAAGAAAGTTAGTGGAGACAAAAAGTGGCAAGAACTTGCCACAGAAATGCAgttttgtgtctgtcttctgCAGGAATAGTTCCCAGCAGCTCTTTAACCAAGGAAATAATGCCTAGACTTTGATCCTGTGAGGTTGACTTGATTCATCTCATTTCTACCGGACGTATACAAGGGTTGTTACCAGCAGCTACCTGTACTCGGAGAAAGCCACACAAAAAGCACAGTCTCGAAAATGAGCGCAGTAAGGGTCCTAGGCCACGTCAGTCGGGTTGGGTGGTCACGTCGGCAGTAGGGCATCTTTCCTGATAGACTTAAAGGCCCAGGTGACCGGCTGCTATAGGATGCTGTATGTTTTCCTAGTATTTAAGGAATATGTGTCCTTTGCCCGCCTAGTCTTTTGGAATTATTCCAGCCACTACTgttataaaaactaaaagatttagggagagagcagaggagagaccATGATGGCTGCCCAGGGTTGGCACTCAGTGCAGACTTGCGGGGAACAGTTAAGGATGCTTTTAGTTGCCCAGCATAAGGACAGCGGAAGTGACAGCTGTCATCTTGCAGTTATTTAGACTGAAACCCCGGAGTCATCATAAGTCACTGCATGCCTCAACAAATCCCATTGGGGGAATATAAAAGATCCATCCACATCCTGCCCACTTCTCGAGCCGCCATTGTGCCTACCGTATTCAGGCCACATCAGTTATCACCTTCCTCCGTTAAGATAGGAGCTTCCTGACCGTCTTCTGCCATCCACTCCTGGTCTCTCCATCAGCATCTTTTATCCTTGAGTCAGGTCAGGTCGTTTTTCTCAGAACTCTGCCCAGGGTGGAGGCCAGCGGAGTCTTTATGTCCCCCTCTGCATCCCACAAGCCAGCCTTCTGTCCTCTGGAATGCTGTATCTGATGTTCCGATGCTTTTCCTTGAACATGAAGGCACAGTCATGGCTCAGGTCCTCTGCCACTGTGATCCCATCAGCCTCCAAAACTCGTAGACACCTGCAAGATggcttcctcatcttcctccatACCTGTGTTCAGAAGTCATGAAAAGACGTTCATTATCCTTAACTGCCCGAGAAACGCAGTCAGGACCACCGGTGTGATGTCTGTCACCCGAGAAACGCAATCAGAACCACCGGTGTGATGTCCGTCACCCGAGAAAGGCAGTCATGGCCACCGGTGTGATGTCCGTCATAAAACAGTTGCCAAGGACATGGAGAAATTGGGACCCTCATGCACTATCAGGGGAAATATAAAGTCGGGAGCTGCTTTGAAACCCAGCCTGGCAGTTCCTTCAACAGCCTATGTCCCAGCAATTCCCCTTCTAGGTTTCCACCCAACAAACACCAAGACATACACCATCATACGGATGTTTGACCTTGTTCATGTTCATAGGTGGGAACAATGCAGATATCTGTATAAAACATGATACATCTATATAGAGGAATAACAATTATTCAATGATTCTACATGAatgaaccttgaaaacatgcAAAAGACTACATGATATACGATGGGCACATATATGTGGGCAGAAGTGGCTTGTGGGGAACTGGGAATGAGAGGAGTTTCTTTTGAGGCAGTGAAGGTTCTAAAATTCTGTTGTGATAGACTTAGAGCTTTGACCGTACTGTAGTGAaagccacttttttttcttttgtggtgctgggaaccaaactcagcgACACACGCTGCACCCATGCCTGTCTTTCTGCCTTCCTCAAAGGCAGAATTGTGTATGTTTTGCTCATTGCTTTATGCGTTTTACATGATGGCCACTCTTTTGAATACAGTAACTACCATTGTCATTTCCTGGACTTGGAGCATGATAGAGAGCAGCAAGTCGTGCAGGAATGAGTTTCCAAATGTTGAAATTCTCATTTGAAATTGTGAGTCAGTTGGATGTATCCTGTGAGTACTATAGGATTTAAGATACTGCCAGATGATTTaatcataaacacacagacagcaAGAGATGTCGATGAATCGGGGTCCTCCTCATGGTCTGTTGCTGAGTAGCATGCACAAggcattttgttttttcatgctTTTCAGATCACATTGAACTCTTGTCTCAGAATGTGGTAGCAACTGTCTTTTggctcttgtttttatttttatagacaaTACCTGAGATCCCACCAAAGCCTGGAGAACTGAGAACGGAGCTCTTGGGACTGaaagagagacaccatgaaccTCAGGTTTCACAGTAGTAGCTTTAAAATACAACTCTGCCAAGAATTCTGTGAATACtttccacatatatttttaaatgtattgagTAAAACTACTTCTTAAATCATCTAATCCAAAAACAAATGCTGGTTGATAGGAACCGATAAGGTAGATCTTGTATTGATTCGGTCAGTATTTTCTAGTctcacctggagctcactgtgcagatcaggctggcttctgcaacaaggtcttgctgtgtagcccatgctgacctcAGGAGAGTCCTCCAGCCCCCACTTCCCAAAtggtggaattacaggtatgaaggACTGCACTCATAAGAGCTGCCTAAGCTTCAGCTTCGTGCATTTGGCCGGGAAGATGAGACTGAACATTTGCAATGTCTCCTGccattcctcttctttctctgaatGAGCTTGGTTATAATGGcaagttataaattaaagaagTAAAAGTCAGTGAGAACGCTTATAGGGTCTAAACACTGAGAAGTAGTATTTGTACTGAACtgtataaaatattcaaagttcTTTGGAATTGTGTGCCTAATGGAATTGCAACATTAGTAACAACTTGTCAAGGTGCTTAAATCCCCAAAATTTGAGAAATTGAACTAAAATtggcattttctttatacatataaaaatgaaagtgcAGTTGAACTGTGTCCCTAAAAAATGTTGACCTCAACCCTTGGTGTCTGGGAGTGTAGGATTGGGGCCATGA from Chionomys nivalis chromosome 25, mChiNiv1.1, whole genome shotgun sequence encodes the following:
- the LOC130866323 gene encoding ubiquinol-cytochrome-c reductase complex assembly factor 6; translated protein: MPGGVPWSAYVKMLSSSLLAMCAGAQVVHWYYRPDLTIPEIPPKPGELRTELLGLKERHHEPQVSQ